Below is a window of Poecilia reticulata strain Guanapo linkage group LG8, Guppy_female_1.0+MT, whole genome shotgun sequence DNA.
tagaaaggaaattaaattttctAAGGTACACAGagctttttctgtaaaaaaaatctatcataGAAATCCTCATAATCATCAAGCAGAACAAACATAAACTGAAGTAATGGATCAGTTTGTTCAAACTGTCTGAACTGATCCAGCCATTAAAAAATTGGAGCTTCTTCACCAAAAACAGCCTTGAACATATTAAACACTGGACCGTTTCTATTTTGGATCGTTTCTCTTGGAACGGTCATGCCGGTGTTGCCCACAGTGTAGGAGTACTGCCACCTCAGATACTCCTCCTGCATTACGGCGTTTCTGGGTGATTTTCCCAGGCAGGCGGCCAGGTGGACGGTGGCTTCATGATTTGTAAGTAAGAGCACCAGAGACATGGCCAACATGACGACCGAGAAGGGCACCTTGCCGATCCAGGGAGCGAGGTACGGGATGAGATACCGATTGGCTGTTGATGCACCATAATAGTCTTGCAGTGCAATGAAATCTGCAAACGCAGGGTCTCCTTCTTTTGCTACTGGACTAACCATGATGTTAGGGACTTGTTGACATCCAGCGTCCTTCATAGAGTTCCAGCTGGAGGGCAGATGTAACGGTTCATGGACATCATGAGAAGTCTCAGGAGAACAATAGCACAGGTCTGGATTGGTGCATCCAAACCGCCGGTGGTGAGGCTGGATGCTTCCTGTAGCGATGCTGTAGGCCGCTTCAGGATAAAGGAGGCAGTTCCAGGGAGAATACAGCAGGACGTCTGTGATGGACGGCAGAGGCAGCAGACATCTGGCAGGAATCATCGAGTCCACAATCGATCCATGAGCCAAGAAAACCAGTTCGATCTTCCTCCACTTCCAatcctcctctttcttcttctctgcctcctccttcAGCTTTTGGTTTATGAAGTTTCCAAGGTTTACCAGATGGAAGAAGACATCAGTCTCTGCGTTGTCTCTCAACCACTGTTTAACCTCTGGGTAAGGAGTGTTATTAATTGCGTAATCAATCAGCTCTTTCTTCTCATATtggttcctgtttttcttctctatGACGTATTTGATTCTGGAGAGTTTTCTGAGAGATTCCCTGTGGGGAAAAAGGAGAgtaacattttaagatttatttctcAACAACATTCTGACTGCTTTTGAGGAAAACCTGAACCATTAATGTTTGTGTGATTTCACAGCCGACCAACATACTCAATGGTGTTGAACTGATCCCTCAGCTTCCTGGTGATCTCCAGGATCTCCTTAGCTCTGCTCCTCAGAGATCGACTGACCTCTGTCACATGGTTTTTCTCGATCTGATCCCTCCAGCTGTCGATTGCTTCTGGAAGGAAATATGCCATCGCCCCCGCCCCTGCAAGCTGTGGATCATCAGGAGATCAGTACAGGATTGGACAGATGACATTaggtctagtcaaagtaagAGATTAAATTTTCACTCGGAATCAAAAGCActgttattaattattaaacaaagaCGAAGCTAAATAGCAAACTGTGATAATCTGAGTCCAGGGATCCAACATGTTCATCCAGGAGTGAATGACTTGATGCAACCTGCTGGGATTATTTAACtagaaaacctttaaactgGTTTGAATAAACTGGAATTAATTGGAATTGATGGATGATTACATTGAAATTACTTCTTTTGTAAAGTCCATTGAGATGATGTGTTGTGAATTGATGCTACATCTATCCACCGATTTTAATATGTAGATGAAAAGTCTTACCAAGACGCCTCCAGAAAGAGCAACAGGTCCAAAAGCTGCCAGAAGCCCAAAGCTCTTTGAACCAAGTTTCAGGTTGAAGATCAACAGAACGGCACCGACACTCATCAGGATGCATGAGTAACCGAGCAGTGGTCCACTCATGTTTCCCCCATCACCATGACTGAACTCTATCTGGCTTGTAAGCAGATGGCCCATGTTGGACATGTCCAGTCCTCTGTGTCTCCCCAGAGCCATCAGAACATCAGCCAGGACCTGGTTATCCAGCTCCTCTGGATCCATCATGGAGTTCTGCCTCTTCTTCTCATTCTTCAGTTTCTCAAACAACTCCTGAATAATAGTCACTATTTCGTTGcttctgtttaaaatatctcGAGCCTCTCTCAGTATTTTCTTAGAATATTTCTCTTCGGTTTGACTGGCGTGGACACAGGCAACAGCACCGATACCAGTATACGCAGCGCCCAGTGCTAAGAGAGGAGTAGCTAATCCACCGGTGAGCACAGAGGCAGTTCCAGCTCCAATCAGGAGGGCTGATCCCATCACTCCAACTGAGGCACCAACACATTTAACAGCactggtttcttttctttcagacTCCAGCCTCCCTGCCAGTTTCTCCAGCTTGTCTGCATAATCCTCCCCCTGCTGGATCCAGGAGAAAATCTCCTTCACAAACTGGTCAGCTGTAGCCATCACAAAGAGAGAGATGTCACAGGAATCTGGAATATAAAACCATTCAGATGTGTCATTTCCTGGGTGAAGAAGAGGAATAACTTTGGAAAACATGAACCAGAGGAAATCTGAGTCAAATCAGAGAATCAAGATTCTTGttcctttattttaaagaacacCAACACTTAACCTCTCTGATTCACACCAGGTTAAATTATCCAAACAGACTCAGATAACATCAAATGTTTCTGGATAATTCTAAAACAGAGAAAGATGTAAAATCTGAGTGAGTCCAGAACCTTTATGTGGTAACAGTACCTCTGTTggaccactagagggagctcACACGCCACCAACGGACTGTGCAGCACAATAACAGAACAATCTCATCAAACATCTCAGTCAGTTGTTTCAGCGTCTCAACGTTTGATTATCTCATGATTCCTGATGAAGTTACTGCGCCGATttctccccctgctggtcagagGAGGACTCTGCAACCTCAACAAATAATCAGAGAAAACCGAAAGCATTCAAATTTCTCTGCTCCCACAGCGGCTCAGATTCATAATAATCTGCTCAGAAAACCTTTTTGCAGTTTCTGCAATCTGATTattctgaaacaattaatcCGATTAGTAATTAtgaatcagttattgaaataattgtcaacaaATTGAGTAGCCGACTAATCATTATCTTTACTCAAAAAAGATCCATTCCTGAAATAatagagcagtaattaaaccaaaaaatataaacattttgcaattaAGATAACAAAAACCAACAAGTCTGTAATTATGTTCtaccaaaacataattttagctccacctggttcaaattttgTAAATCTCTCATTAATCACCATTTGATATAAAATTATtactcagtttaaaaaaacaaaacaatcaacagATCAAAAAGGGCTGAGTTTTtgacatgttgatgttagacatatttatttatgcatcctttgctacaaatgattaagcataaacaaaaaaattgttactGTTTTgcaagcaataaaacatttattttttaatttaaaaaatatatctaccggtatgtatttttaatgtaccTCAAATATTGTATAGAATagacaaaaacatctgcagaatgtgccaattatcaaattaaaatattaattggtaagtaaaataattgttagctgcagAAATTTGTATAAAAGTGATCTGTAAATCTTTGTAGATTCAAACATAAATAGTGTTTTTCACgtttaaagtcagattttgagGGTTGATTGTCTTCATTTCTGTGGTTTTAACTCGGTATCATGAATGAGACCTGAGTTTCTCTCCTGAAGCTGGTTGAACCACTGCTGGGTCTGATGAAGGCACCAAAGTCTCCTTACAAATGAAAGTTATCAAATGTTATTTACTacaaattaagataaatatgtccagtaaattataattttcttgttAAAGGTGTAAAGAGTTGTTTtgtctgtgaaaatgttgctctaaaatatgaaaaactgttCATGTGCATCAACCACCTGTTCACCTTAAAATGGCCCCTGCGCCACACTTTCTGTCTACAACTGTAAGCTATAGACAGATTAACTGAACTGCTGCTGTAACGGTGAAAACATTCAACCATGAACATAGATATGAAAACCCTGAACAATAAATCAGACATTAATATTGAATAAGTTCAGATTGGTTCAAACTCACAGAGCAGCGTCTCTGTTGGTCGACTGAGAGCCAAAACAATCTGACGGAAACGGTTTGTTATagaaacaggaacaggaagagcaggaggaggcagaggtgggatttctgtgtttctgttggtttaaagtgaaactgaaagtaaaattcATTCTTTGTGGCTTAATGGAGCAGTTCATATCAGATCAACATGGCTGCatcattttaattagaaaatgtgtctcagttctaatgtttttaatttgaagagCTGAAGATGGTAAACAGAGACCAGAGTCTGAGAATCTGACTCAAGATTCACTGAAAGACTTTAggtttaaataattataaatctCATATTAAGCATCTTTTGCTGTTAATTGATTAAtccaaaataatcaataatcagtCCTGTTCTATATCAAGTCATTTTGAAAGGGTTTatcttttcacatgttgatctTAATGacttttagctgcagatgcttcATTTGCTACAAATCACATGTTCACTAAAGAAATGATGTTACTGCATTTTGagcaataaaaattaaattttcttgtttttaaaaattattataaaaaggcttgagtggttaaatgaaaaatctttagaatgtatatattttttatccggttaatcgtcagaataaatGATTAGAATAGATTATTAAACAATTAGTTTCAGCTCCAATTCATGGTGGAAAGTTTGAATCTCAGTTTAATTATTGAGACTCTAAACCTGAGAATCCTGtcgtctggttctgatccactcAGCTGCCCTTCAAACACCTGGATTATTCCTGCAGCAGATTATCTCCAGATGCTGGAATAATCCAGGTCTTTGATAGGAAATAAAGATTTGATCAAAAACCCAgaataaacatgaacaaataTCAGAATCTCTTTAACAAACTGGACCTGAAGAATCACTAGATGTACTGAAGTCTGGATGTTTTATAGTCATATTTAACGTCACTGGGGAACGTCCTCACGTCTCGGAGGATGTTCTCattatgttacatttattttgacattaaagtgaaaataaaagcagaaacaagttTAATGTCTTTAGAGTTTCTTGCTGCTGATTGACAGTTTGAGAAAATCAGTGATTGATGCAGGTTGATCATCCTGATCAATCAGACCAGCTGCAGTCTGAGCAGAACGGCTCACCTTTGACCCCTGgaaactgtttttcagtttatgcCCATCAACCGTTAATTCTCTAGAACCATGCGCTGCAGCTATTTTACCACATAAACTATCATGACTCAGTAAGTTCAATGTCCACACcgtcttagatttttttttatgcttgatATTTATTAGTAAGGAAACGTTTTGCAGTCACAGCTCGATGCAGCAGCAATCAGGAGATAATACTGAAtcaaatgataataaaaataccaaactCCCCTTTACTAAAACTGAACTGAGAAGAGAAACTCAGGCAGCTgcaagcagagaaaacagaataaataaacctgTGAGCTGTGTGAACCCATTCAGTTCTCCAGTACAGAACCAGAGACCAGATGTTTTATACATAAACACTTTACCTACGGTTTTCTCAAGACAATGAGAggattggtgtgtgtgtgcgttaaATGACAAACTATGTTTTCTCAAGGTTTACACCTTCTGAGAAAACCATCAGAAAAAATTATATCATGACAAAACCATTGAGAGAAATAATATGCAGGAAATTAATTTACTGGAAATTAACCAGTTCTCTAGAGAAaaccatttagaaaaaaatgccGTAAAACGTCCACCCTCTTGTTTCCGTTCTCCAGCTCTGGATTCGCCATTGGGAGGACGGAGACTCATCACCATAAACCTTCTTGAAAGCGTCAAACATCAACTTGTTTGTGGTGGACAGGTCATGGTGGTGCTGTCCACAGTGCAGGCTACCTGCACTGTATCCGGTAATACTCCTCCTGCATTACCGGATCTTCAGGTGATTTTCCCAGGCAGGCAGCCAGATGGACGGTGGCTCCATATTCATAGAGAGGGAGCACCAGAGAAAGGGCAGACATGACGGCAAAGAAGGAAACTGCGCCGATCTCCTCGTCAAGGAACCTGATGAGATACTGGTTGGTTTATGCAGAGTTTCTATTTACAAACGGACTAACCAAGATGTtagggattttttaaaatccaacgTCCTTCATTGAGTTCCATCTTGAGGGCAGATATAATGGTTCATGGACATCATGAGAAGTCTCAGGAGATCAATAGCATAGCATCCAAACCGCCAGTGGTGAGGCTGGATGCTTCCTGTAGCGATGCTGTAGGCTGCTTCAGGATACAGGAGGCTGTTCCAGGAAGAATACAGCAGGACGTCTGTGATGGTCAGCAGAAATCTGGCAGGAATCAATTCAAGGAATGGATCAATTTGGGTAAGGTGAAGTGATTCAGACCATCAACTTCTCCAAGTTTGATCAATCATTAAAAGAATGGAGACTCGTCACCAAAAACAGCCTTGAACATATTAAACACTGGGCCGTCTATGTAGCGAATCGATTCTCTTGGAACGGTCATGCCGGTGTTGTCCACAGCGTAGGCGTACTGCCACTGCAGATACTCCTCCTGCATTACTGCGTTTCCAGGTGACTTTCCCAGGCAGGCAGCCAGGTGGACAGTGGCTTCATATCCTGAGAAAAACAGCACCAGAGACATGGCCAATGTGACGATGAAGAAGGGCACTTTGCCGATCCAGGGAGCGAGGTACGGGATGAGATACCGATTGGCTGCTGGTTCACCAAAATGTGCTGCTAGAGCAATGAAAGCTGCGAACGCAGGGTCTCCTATTTTTGCTACAGGACTAACCATGATGATGGGGACAGACTGAAGTCCAGTATTTCTCATTGAGTTCCAGCTATGAGGAAGGCGAAATGACGTATGAGCTGCTGGAAGAAAAGGGCACAGGTCTGGATTGGTGCATCCAAACTGCCGGTGGTGAGGCTGGATGCTTCCTGTAGCGATGCTGTAGGCCGCTTCAGGATACAGGAGGCAGTTCCAGGGAGAATACAGCAGGACGTCTGTGATGGACGGCAGAGGCAGCAGACATCTGGCAGGAATCATCAAGTCCACAATCGATCCATGAGCCAAGAAGACCAGCTcgatcttcttcttctcccgatccttccctttcttcttcttcgccTCCTCATTCAGCTTTTGTGCTATAAAGTTGGTGAGATTTACCAGATGGAAGAAGACATCAGACTCTGCGTTTTCTCTCAACCACTGTTTGACCTCTGGGTAAGGAGTGTTATTAATTGCGTGGTCGATCAGCTCTCTCTTCTCGTCTCTGGTTCTCGTTTCCTTCTCTATGATGAATTTGATTCTCACCAACTTTTTAAGAGCTTCTCTGCAAAAAGATTGAAAGAAACCCGTTAGGTTTGCATACATGTTTTTATCTAAGTAGcgtgttttttaaatactctgccatttttttcttgcaagcACACAACTTTgtggtgaaacattttcaaacaaagaactttttgtttttctaatcacCCACCAACATTCTTGGGTTTTTTGACAGAATGTTAACATTTGCACAAAGCTGCCAAACATTCAACCAtctctgttaaatccaaattttttaataattaattaattaatttaataattaattatttaataatcatTCTGaaattatggcataaaacaAGAGGTGGTTAAAGTCCCCAATGTGATTACATATTTTGTGTAAGTTTTAAGAGATAAGAACAAAATGGAACAAtgatttaactttattttgctgtgtacaaaaatgtttacagtgaTGTAAATCTGAGGAGCTGACCgttcaaacaggaagttaaaatatttttaatctcagattgaaacatattgttttgtcattttcatacCTTATTTTCTGCAGTTCTTTCTCCGTCTCCTCGGCGCTGGTCAGGATAGTCCTGGCATTTTTCCTCAGAGTCTTACTGGCTTCTGTCTCGGTGTTGTCCAGGTTTTGGCAATCACTGACCAGCTCaggaacagaaaagaaaagcccGACCGCTCCTCCTGCAACCTGAACAACACATCTGATTAAACAGTGTTCGTCAGTTGTTACCTCTAAGACAGTGGAGCCTGAAGTCGGTCCctgagggccggcatcctgcatgtttcagttctctCCATGCATCACCGGCATCAGATGGGGGCTCATTAGAAGAACATGCacctgctgaggaggttgttgcCACCAgcagagaactaaaacatgcaagatgccgcccactttgggcaccactgcaCTAAGAGTTGTTCCACTGATGCCTAAAAAACTGAAGTCATAAAATCAGACTCAGtctgctgcactgcaaaaacacagaatcttacccagtatttttagtttagtttctagtgcaaaactcttagtacacttggaataagaaaaaactaacttacaagttacTTTTCATTAAGTTACAGGAGATTGTTTTATGTACATAATTTCTTAATACTGACAAAACCCcagattattttacatataagGAAAAAatttcttgttataagtgaCAATCATTTTAAGCATTGTAGATTTTTCATAGATTAAAATAGATCTGTGCTCAGTTTTTCGACCTCATTTATAAGAACCTGAATCTCAGAGAGCATGTTTTCACCGTAAAGAGGAGAATCAcataaattgaaattaaattgaaattacaataataaattcCCTTGatggaaacattattttttttaaaaactcagtttttttcccctatcaCGAGGACCAGGAGGATGATAATGCAGCAAGTTTTGTAATGACTTATttcatgaacaaacttattcatgtataattttaattttcttattttattaaaacactggAAATGAAGCCCTAGGCGGAAATTCAACCTGTAAGACTCTTCCAGCATCACCTATTACCACGCCTTCAccccagccaatcaggacgcaccACCTCTCTACCTTGATCCAATCACCTGGCAAGAGCTCCTT
It encodes the following:
- the LOC103469081 gene encoding uncharacterized protein LOC103469081 yields the protein MATADQFVKEIFSWIQQGEDYADKLEKLAGRLESERKETSAVKCVGASVGVMGSALLIGAGTASVLTGGLATPLLALGAAYTGIGAVACVHASQTEEKYSKKILREARDILNRSNEIVTIIQELFEKLKNEKKRQNSMMDPEELDNQVLADVLMALGRHRGLDMSNMGHLLTSQIEFSHGDGGNMSGPLLGYSCILMSVGAVLLIFNLKLGSKSFGLLAAFGPVALSGGVLLAGAGAMAYFLPEAIDSWRDQIEKNHVTEVSRSLRSRAKEILEITRKLRDQFNTIEESLRKLSRIKYVIEKKNRNQYEKKELIDYAINNTPYPEVKQWLRDNAETDVFFHLVNLGNFINQKLKEEAEKKKEEDWKWRKIELVFLAHGSIVDSMIPARCLLPLPSITDVLLYSPWNCLLYPEAAYSIATGSIQPHHRRFGCTNPDLCYCSPETSHDVHEPLHLPSSWNSMKDAGCQQVPNIMVSPVAKEGDPAFADFIALQDYYGASTANRYLIPYLAPWIGKVPFSVVMLAMSLVLLLTNHEATVHLAACLGKSPRNAVMQEEYLRWQYSYTVGNTGMTVPRETIQNRNGPVFNMFKAVFGEEAPIF
- the LOC103469003 gene encoding uncharacterized protein LOC103469003; this encodes MDDADALVRKVNKWVALQKECSRKLKNLADELEEATKAANVTKVVGSSVSVGGAAAMTAAGVLTLLTGGAALPVLAVVAGAGAVASGTGALTSVGSDVYSASKSKDIMEEAQKVLEELQSLEQEMKDLMKSLKRQDSSFCRHGGAAGGGDDDDDDGNVMEFVMRSMARQEGLELSSSIMIRSVFGLPHIDMFKRIKANDIILAGCLIILTSALIAVSKQGGKKVASSLGKKAASAAAGSVAGGAVGLFFSVPELVSDCQNLDNTETEASKTLRKNARTILTSAEETEKELQKIREALKKLVRIKFIIEKETRTRDEKRELIDHAINNTPYPEVKQWLRENAESDVFFHLVNLTNFIAQKLNEEAKKKKGKDREKKKIELVFLAHGSIVDLMIPARCLLPLPSITDVLLYSPWNCLLYPEAAYSIATGSIQPHHRQFGCTNPDLCPFLPAAHTSFRLPHSWNSMRNTGLQSVPIIMVSPVAKIGDPAFAAFIALAAHFGEPAANRYLIPYLAPWIGKVPFFIVTLAMSLVLFFSGYEATVHLAACLGKSPGNAVMQEEYLQWQYAYAVDNTGMTVPRESIRYIDGPVFNMFKAVFGDESPFF